The genomic interval GCATCTTTTATTTTGTAGCCAAAGAGGGCTTGACACTGCATATCACGGTCACTACAATCTCCTCTCACACAAACAGCTAATGGCGAACATGGGGTTCCATCCTGGATATAAGTGTCTGTTGGACAAATATTTGATATCCCATTACAGTATTCTGGTAGGTCACAAATACCAAGAGTATCTCTGCAAAGAGTTCCAGGTTGAGCATATTTACACTTAACACAGCAACCTCCTTCATCGCAATCACTGCCAATGGTGAGGACACAATGGTTCTGACAACACGGATCCCTAGCACAGTTTTTAAGGTGCCACAGTCACATTCTTCCCTCTGATTTATGATCTTGTCAACACAGCAAGGAGCTTCATAAGGAAAATTGTTGAACGGTACATTTTTGACTCAAACAAGGATCCCACGTAGAAATCCGTCAGTGCAGTTTGTCATAAGTACAGTTGCTCATCATATCTAGAAGACCAGGCTCATGAGCCATGACACAGCGATGTCTTCGAAAACAATGACAACCAGCTGAATCATGTGGACAGCTGAGAATATGACATAGTACATGTGCTGAAATAGTAGCACCAAAAAATATGTGATAACTTGCTAGGAATACATATGATGATCTCCAGTTGGAATTGGATATTCCATCTTGGTGGGCAAAATATTGAGTGTCATGGACTTTATTTCCAGTAAAAAGGATTGAGGTATCATGAGAATATTGTCTAAACACATACATTTTCCAATAACCAAAGTGAGCTATAACATCCACAATACCACTAAACTTTGAGTTATATCAAAAGCATCTCTATTATTCCATATGCACAACATATGTACATGAACTTCGAGAAGATTATGCATGTAAATTTTATGGACTATGTTGTTTAAAATCATTATATTCTCAACTATATGTGTATGAGTAGTGTTCATAAGATATAAGGTGTGAGAAACTGTGTAGTGAACTTTTAAGTATTTCTTATGCGGCCACCACAAATACACAGGAGCTGCTCTAGGCATCTCAGCAATCATTGCCTCCTCACATGCTTGATTTGTATCGTTCCATTCAATCGTACATTTCTCATGCTCAGCTGATATGTCATGTGACACAAGCAAAGAAATCAGATGTTCAGGAACtcccggctcggggtctcttccctccgccgtcactGAACTGCCCTGGAGCCCGAGGGGAGGGTGGCCTCAAgtgaggctgccggctctggaggggcTCCAGCGGCTGAAGCTGCGACAGTCCTGGGGACCACGGGTTGGGacttttaaagcactgttcttgggagttgaggaagatggcagaagagttagatgtggagatcaccttcctccccagatacatcagaaatacatctacacgtggaactgctcctatagaacacccactgaacgctggcagaagacctcagacctcccaaaaggcaagaaactccccacgtacctgggtagggcaaaagaaaaaagaaaaaacagagacaaagaatagggacaggacctgcaccagtgggagggagctgtgaaggaggaaaggtttccacacactaggaaggcccttcgcaggtggagactgcaggtggtggaggggggaagctttggagccatggaggagagcgcagcaacaggggtgtggagggcaaagcggagagattcccgcacagaggatcagtgctgaccagcactccgCAGcacaagaggcttgtctgctcacccgccgggacgggcggtgctgggagctgaggctcgggcttcggtcggatcgcagggagaggactggtggcgtgaacacagcctgaagggggctagtgcgccacggctagctgggagggagtctggagctgccgaagaggcaagagactttttcttgcttctttgtttcctggtgcgcgaggagaggggattgagagcgccgcttaaaggagctccagagaccgcgtgagccatggctatcagcgtgaACCCCAGAGACGGGgatgggatgctaaggctgctgctgccgccaccaagaaggctgtgtgcaagcacaggtcactatccacacatcccctcccagaagcctgtgcagcctgtcaccgccagggtcccgggatccagggacaacttcgccgggagaacacacagcgcgcctcaggctggtgcaacgtcacgctggcctctgccaccgcaggctcaccccgcatccgtacccctccctccccccggcctgagtgagccagaccccctgaatcagctgctcctttaaccccgacCTGTCtcagcgaagaacagatgccctcgggcgacctacacacagaggcggggccaaatccaaagctgaaccctgagagctgtgcaaacaaagaagagaaagggaaatttctcccagcagcctcagaaacagaggattaaagctccacaatcaacttgaggtaccctgcatctgtggaatacctgaatagacaataatcccaaattgaggaggcggactttgggagcaagatatattattttttccacttttcctctttttgtgagtctgtatgtatatgcttctgtgtgagattttctatagctttgctttcactgtttgtccaagggttctgtccgtccgctGACCGCGAAAATCTCCGAGATATCTCCTTCTCAAcaacaagacccagcttcactcaatgaccaggaagctacagtgcGGGACACCCTAtatcaaacaactagcaagacaggaacacaaccccacccattagcagagaggctgcctaaaatcataataaggccacagacaccccaaaacacaccaccagacgtggacctgcccaccagaaagacaagatccagcctaatccaccagaacagaggcactagtcccctccaccaggaagcctacacaacccactgaacaaa from Physeter macrocephalus isolate SW-GA chromosome 11, ASM283717v5, whole genome shotgun sequence carries:
- the LOC102988390 gene encoding LOW QUALITY PROTEIN: disintegrin and metalloproteinase domain-containing protein 29-like (The sequence of the model RefSeq protein was modified relative to this genomic sequence to represent the inferred CDS: inserted 3 bases in 2 codons; substituted 2 bases at 2 genomic stop codons), encoding MYVFRQYSHDTSILFTGNKVHDTQYFAHQDGISNSNWRSSYVFLASYHIFFGATISAHVLCHILSCPHDSAGCHCFRRHRCVMAHEPGLLDMMSNCTYDKLHXRISTWDPCLSQXNVPFNNFPYEAPCCVDKIINQREECDCGTLKXCARDPCCQNHCVLTIGSDCDEGGCCVKCKYAQPGTLCRDTLGICDLPEYCNGISNICPTDTYIQDGTPCSPLAVCVRGDCSDRDMQCQALFGYKIKDAALACYKTLNIIGDRFGNCGVRLTXGGSKSVPCEADDIFRGMLHCGGINEVPGVGEHTTFHHIIVHYVKLESYFGFDAHHGSQVAEMGLVMDGATCGPGSYCKGQNCTFFQDLGFDCNVKKCSYRGVCNNRKHCHCQQGGKPPNCSSRGAGGSIDSGPPPDRESGLRDKIITSVDTGIAALCVRFTVLFSTLFVGIIFHVKNVLEEREEKKMLKIRKTLNTRNTNGESHIGTYWKK